The nucleotide window TCCCTTGTCTTTCTAACCCTGGCCACCCTGTTCAGTGCAGTAACCGGCCTTCCCTGGAGTATTTACAGCACATTTATCATTGAGGAAAAACATGGCTTCAATCAGCAGGTACCTTTTCCTCAACTTTTGTTTTCATAACATGCACATGCCACTGTACTCCCACTGCCTATAGGCTGCTATGTTATCCATTGCGGATAGGCCGTTTATATTTGTACCTGCCTCCAGACTTTGGGATTCTTCCTGAAGGACGCTGTGAAGAAGTTTGCTGTGACCCAGTGCATCCTGCTCCCGGTAACCTCGCTGCTCCTCCACATCATTAAGATCGGTGGAGACTTCTTCTTCATCTACGCCTGGCTCTTCACGCTATGTGTCTCCCTGGTCAGTGGGTTTTCAGGAGGATGATATCCCTCCTGTTCCATGCTTTCGATTCTCAATCGCCTGGTTTACTACCATGTCCTCCGTTTGGTGTGACCTCTACTGGGACTAATTGCTGCACCTCTTCTACGTGTTCTCTCTCATCCTCAGGTTCTGGTCACCATCTATGCGGACTACATCGCTCCCCTGTTTGACAAGTTCACTCCACTGCCGGAGGGAGAGCTGAAGACAGACATCGAGACCATGTCCCAGTCCATCAGCTTCCCCCTTACCAAAGTATATGTAGTAGAAGGTAAGACACCATGACCCAGTCTATCAGCTTCCCCCTTACCAAAGTGTATGTAATAAAAGTTAAAGAAACCCCCAAATTAACAGTTCGACTGCACAAGCAAAACAATGAAATGAGCTGACAGGGGGATACGATCCAAATCACTTGTTTTGACCTAACCCCTTCCCAAGaaatatatctataatatataatattataattgatGATCCATGCACTGGAATTGTTGACTGTTCACTGATCACAAGAAGAGTCAAAAGAGATATTAAAATGAATGGAAACCAGGCGTCAATGTGACTTTAACTGGTTGTTTGTTTCAGGTTCAAAACGTTCCTCACACAGCAATGCCTACTTTTACGGGTTCTTCAAGAACAAGCGTATTGTGCTGTTTGACACCCTATTGGAGGACTACTCGCCTCTGAACCAGGCCGGAGACCAGGGAGCGGACCCGGAGGGCCATGACATGCCCAGCGAGTCTAAAGTCAAACCCAAGGTCTGTTTAATATGCTCATCTAAATTTGGGCACTATTTATTGAATGAATTCTTTTATTTCTAATGACATCAGTTTGGTTGTGTTTCCACACGCTTAATAACTTATTTAATGTTGGTTATTTTGTACAGAACAAGAAGCAAGGATGCAACAATCCTGAAATCCTTGCTGTTCTGGGCCATGAGTTAGGCCACTGGAAGCTTGGTCACACGGTCAAGAACATCGTGATTAGTCAGGTAACTCATCACCAGTCATTATCATTCATTATCACCCTGTAGAAGGACGTCATCTAGCATTGATTATTTAGTTGTTACAGTACATGGGTGAAATTCTACTGATGAAAGGCTTGATTCGTCCAATGGTCATGGATTTAGGAAAGGAAGTGTATGATATTTTGGTGGAGTTTGGCACAGTTCTCCACATGTATGCTTTCAACCAAAACATGTATATtaattcttattcttattatttcATGTCAATGTCTCATATTGTCATGAAGAACATAATAAAATGCAAGTTTTTTTAGGGATAAATGTATATATCTTGTTTTAGGGATATAAGTATCGAGCTATTTCTTGAGGGGGCAGACTAGTGAAATAATCCTGCAACATAGTTCAGTTCGGTTGACATTGGAGGTTTGTGATCAAGCAAAGCTTCCGGCCACCTCCTTTGGTTTGAATGTGCTGCAGGCTTTGAAGCCTCCGGATATTTCACagtagtgtagtagtagtagtgtctACTGTGTAACATACTGAACTAATTAAATGTGATTCAACTAAGACTAATTATTTTGCGTTACttaaaatacaaattaattaaaGCGATATCCGTTTCCCTCCTGCAGATGAATTCCTTCCTGTGCTTCTTCCTCTTTGCTGTTCTGATTGGCCGCAGAGAGCTGTTCCTCGCCTTTGGTTTCAATGACAGCCAGCCAACACTGATTGGCTTGATGATCATCTTCCAGTTCATCTTCTCCCCGTACAACGAGGTAAACATTGTGTCTGATAGGAGGCCCATATTTATGGTTACCGTTTCAGTGCACGCATTATTTTCGAGACATCCGCATCTGACGGGGGCTCTGCCGTTGGATAATGGCCTGCAATGCTCCGATACAAAGCTTCCCGCTAACCCAACATGTCGTGATGTCATGTCATTACCAATCAGAGGGTCACTCACAACTCCGGTTGTTCTTGCTGTCCCACATCATGACTTCATGTCATTACCAATCAGAGGGTCACTCACAACTCCTGTTGTCTTTGCTGTCTCTCATCATGGTGTCATTACCCATCAGaggtagactgggtagccccgcccattctgccggtgATTTGAGTTCACCCAGCTTAACACcaggattccaccggacgcgttacggcaacattacggctgcggcacgtcttggccgcgacttttccctgcttgcatttccaccgggcgcgttacgccccgtgcccactacatgcgtccgttgactgatgtgggaaggcgtggctgactgatgggggagtagtctttgcggatgcatccgtcagccaatcaaatcgcttcgccgggttcttcacgctacttcctgcttgttgcgatgcaagatgacccgctttccatgcagtatcgtcagaggcagagtcgcgtcacagtgcttaaatttgcatacgcaattgttacgtcccccgctaggggaagggatggcaacataaaaccagatgtctttggttaactggaagttgttttctttgtttatttagcccagAGCATGGGATAAGTTCCCGTGTAGCAATTAACAAGAACCTCGATCAACCAACAAATAACCATTCGAAGACCCAATATGGCAAGCTTCATATCCAAGGCCAGCAGCCGTGGATGTTGAGCTCGCCCATGCTTTATCCTCCCGGATCCTCGGCCCTCCaatgcagcagccaatcacgtccggggacaggcacatcaaaattaaaataatggtcaacaaatcacacgcggggaaaaacgc belongs to Gadus chalcogrammus isolate NIFS_2021 chromosome 5, NIFS_Gcha_1.0, whole genome shotgun sequence and includes:
- the zmpste24 gene encoding CAAX prenyl protease 1 homolog; the protein is MLESMLALPLEKQIFLAVLGFSWTVYLWEAYLSYRQRRIYRSTTRVPQELGKIMDTDTFEKSRLYQLDKSNFSFWSGLYSETEGTLILVLGGIPYLWSLAGTVSGRFGFGAEYEITQSLVFLTLATLFSAVTGLPWSIYSTFIIEEKHGFNQQTLGFFLKDAVKKFAVTQCILLPVTSLLLHIIKIGGDFFFIYAWLFTLCVSLVLVTIYADYIAPLFDKFTPLPEGELKTDIETMSQSISFPLTKVYVVEGSKRSSHSNAYFYGFFKNKRIVLFDTLLEDYSPLNQAGDQGADPEGHDMPSESKVKPKNKKQGCNNPEILAVLGHELGHWKLGHTVKNIVISQMNSFLCFFLFAVLIGRRELFLAFGFNDSQPTLIGLMIIFQFIFSPYNELLSFCLTVLSRRFEFQADAFALGMGKASQLYSALIKLNKDNLGFPVADWLFSMWHYSHPPLLERLRALGNVKQD